The Desulfitobacterium chlororespirans DSM 11544 genome includes a region encoding these proteins:
- the tyrS gene encoding tyrosine--tRNA ligase, giving the protein MNILDDLKARGLVYQTTDEEALYKRLESPMTLYCGFDPTADSLHIGHLLPVLMLRRFQLAGHCPIALVGGGTGLIGDPSGKTSERTLNPTEVVQEWANRIKEQLSCFLDFEGVGNPAIMANNYEWLGTINVIEFLRDIGKNFSLGSMLAKESVESRMSRGISFTEFSYQILQSYDFLKLNELYGCEMQIGGSDQWGNITSGTDLIRRMSVGEDRQVHGLTVPLVTKSDGTKFGKTEGGAVWLDPDKTSPYKFYQFWINTDDRDVVKYLNFFTFLSIEEIQGLAQEVESQPEKRNAQRMLAKEVTELVHGVEARERAEKISQALFTGGIANLTAKEVEEGFSDVPSADVEDQEMLLVDALIKVGAVSSRRQARESMESGAVYVNGIRQTDTTLTVAQLDKIENRFIVIRRGKKNYYLMKLV; this is encoded by the coding sequence ATGAATATTCTCGATGATTTAAAAGCCAGAGGTTTAGTCTATCAAACAACAGACGAAGAAGCATTGTATAAGCGTCTTGAATCACCGATGACCTTATATTGTGGTTTTGATCCGACTGCGGACAGTTTACATATTGGACACCTGCTGCCCGTCTTAATGCTCAGACGTTTTCAACTTGCGGGACATTGCCCCATTGCACTGGTGGGCGGGGGTACCGGCTTAATTGGCGATCCCAGCGGCAAAACCAGCGAACGGACGCTCAATCCTACGGAAGTGGTTCAGGAATGGGCCAATCGTATTAAAGAGCAACTGAGTTGCTTCCTTGATTTTGAGGGAGTTGGGAATCCGGCGATTATGGCCAATAATTATGAATGGCTGGGAACTATTAATGTAATTGAGTTTCTGAGGGATATTGGGAAGAACTTTTCTTTGGGAAGCATGCTGGCTAAAGAATCTGTAGAGTCAAGAATGAGTCGGGGGATCTCTTTTACGGAATTTAGCTATCAGATTCTGCAGTCCTATGATTTTCTTAAGCTCAATGAACTTTATGGCTGTGAGATGCAAATTGGTGGAAGCGATCAGTGGGGGAATATCACCTCCGGGACGGATCTGATTCGCCGCATGTCTGTGGGAGAAGATCGTCAGGTTCACGGCTTGACGGTGCCCTTGGTCACCAAAAGCGATGGAACCAAGTTCGGCAAGACAGAAGGCGGAGCGGTCTGGTTGGATCCGGACAAGACCTCACCCTATAAGTTCTATCAATTCTGGATTAATACCGACGATCGGGATGTGGTGAAGTACCTTAACTTCTTTACCTTCCTTTCCATTGAAGAAATTCAGGGGTTAGCTCAGGAAGTAGAGAGTCAACCAGAAAAACGGAATGCCCAGAGGATGCTGGCCAAGGAAGTCACCGAGCTGGTTCATGGGGTTGAAGCCCGTGAGCGGGCAGAGAAGATTTCCCAGGCTTTGTTTACCGGCGGGATAGCCAATCTGACTGCTAAAGAAGTGGAAGAAGGCTTCAGTGACGTACCTTCAGCAGATGTGGAGGATCAGGAAATGCTGCTCGTGGATGCCCTGATCAAGGTAGGTGCAGTATCCTCCAGGAGACAAGCCCGGGAGTCTATGGAGAGCGGTGCGGTATATGTAAATGGCATTCGGCAGACTGATACAACACTTACGGTAGCGCAGCTGGACAAGATCGAAAATCGGTTTATCGTCATTCGGCGGGGGAAAAAGAATTACTACTTAATGAAGCTGGTTTAG
- a CDS encoding transglycosylase domain-containing protein, with amino-acid sequence MASPPKRTPPKRPRKKKRVSKLRVFLVSFGSVFTLACIALLIYVLYAVAGTPDWHPDTLTNQKQTSFVYDMDGNQIAELHAAENRQMVDSSGIPQLVKDTFIAVEDKRFNDHFGVDPIRIVGSFIADLKSQSWREGASTITMQLANNAFIENPREKKLARKIQQAALAIQLEREYTKDEILTFYLNRIPFGESSFGIQAAAKTYFGKELKDLEPDEIALLAGLPQAPSGYNPYYHPEAAKKRRTIVLGIMRDAGFITADEYEQYKDTPFEHVENVKANRAESEKPIFAGTNYSYPYFVDHVIEELINEHGLTEDQIFNGGLRIYTTVDTKIQAAAEKEFANAANFPQSVDETLVQGAMTVLDPKTGAIRALVGGRDHNTARGFNRATRASRQPGSTVKPLVVYAPALEKGGFFPGTVLDDMPVKYNAGNGQVWAPVNYDTEYAGWRGLITMRFAVQNSVNVYAVKLMNLVGIEYSWNFAKNSLGLPLEEGDKVLSLALGTNQMSTLDMASAYGVFANNGVRVAPHAIEKVQDSNGKEVFVPQITKERTMKETTAYLMNSMLRSVVTGGTGTRAQIGNWAVAGKTGTTSLDPDIYGYRTGNPDAWFAGYTPEYVGVVWMGYDKDDETLTHYLHKVYGGQYPAQIWKNVMTAAHEGLTVQTEFKQPSGIVGGDFDTKSGLIPSSLTPKDFIRREIAAQGDFPTRVSDVWVEKEIDKDHPEYLAGTGTVNKEKKVFLNITGRDSETPWPSDEQPYKMPEKEYNETPPPNETTSPPAGDPSIPVPTLGAVAYDAAQSSVTIPVAYPEGSEGLHLIVYVKFPDHDFVQPFSPDAQPGGSNQIHIPLSIEGEPLSPGNYSFWACLQSPETGATGNPSPVALLTITD; translated from the coding sequence ATGGCATCTCCCCCAAAAAGAACTCCACCGAAAAGGCCTCGAAAGAAGAAACGTGTTTCGAAGTTACGGGTCTTTTTAGTGAGTTTTGGCTCCGTATTCACATTGGCTTGTATAGCCTTATTGATTTATGTCCTGTACGCTGTCGCTGGAACTCCGGATTGGCATCCCGATACCTTGACCAACCAAAAACAAACATCCTTTGTTTATGATATGGACGGGAATCAAATTGCTGAGCTCCATGCCGCGGAGAATCGCCAGATGGTGGATTCATCAGGGATTCCTCAACTTGTAAAGGACACCTTTATAGCTGTGGAAGACAAACGATTTAACGATCATTTTGGTGTGGATCCCATCCGGATCGTGGGTTCCTTTATTGCTGACTTAAAAAGTCAGTCCTGGAGAGAAGGTGCCAGCACCATCACCATGCAGCTGGCCAACAATGCCTTCATTGAGAACCCTCGGGAAAAAAAGCTGGCTCGTAAAATCCAGCAAGCAGCCCTCGCTATCCAACTGGAACGGGAGTACACCAAAGATGAAATCCTCACCTTCTATCTTAATCGTATCCCTTTCGGTGAATCCTCTTTCGGTATTCAGGCTGCCGCCAAAACTTATTTTGGCAAAGAGCTTAAGGATCTAGAGCCTGATGAAATCGCTCTTCTTGCCGGATTGCCGCAAGCTCCCAGCGGTTATAACCCCTATTATCATCCCGAAGCGGCCAAAAAACGCCGGACCATTGTCCTCGGTATTATGAGAGATGCCGGCTTCATTACGGCTGATGAATATGAGCAATATAAAGATACACCTTTCGAGCATGTGGAAAATGTCAAGGCCAACCGGGCCGAATCAGAAAAACCGATATTCGCCGGTACCAATTATAGCTATCCTTATTTTGTCGATCATGTGATCGAAGAGCTCATCAATGAGCACGGCCTTACAGAAGACCAAATCTTCAACGGCGGCTTAAGAATCTACACCACGGTGGATACAAAGATTCAGGCAGCAGCTGAAAAGGAATTTGCCAATGCGGCAAACTTCCCGCAAAGTGTGGATGAAACCCTTGTTCAAGGTGCTATGACCGTTCTCGATCCCAAGACAGGTGCCATTCGAGCTTTAGTAGGCGGCCGGGATCACAACACAGCCCGGGGATTCAATCGAGCCACTCGAGCTAGCCGTCAACCCGGTTCAACCGTTAAGCCTCTGGTTGTTTATGCCCCAGCTCTTGAAAAAGGCGGCTTTTTCCCAGGCACAGTCCTGGATGATATGCCTGTGAAGTATAATGCCGGCAATGGTCAAGTATGGGCTCCCGTCAACTACGACACCGAATATGCGGGTTGGCGCGGTCTCATCACCATGCGTTTTGCTGTGCAGAACTCTGTCAACGTCTATGCGGTCAAACTCATGAACCTGGTAGGTATTGAATACAGTTGGAACTTTGCCAAAAACAGTCTCGGTCTTCCCCTAGAAGAAGGCGATAAAGTACTGAGCTTAGCTCTAGGAACCAATCAGATGTCCACCTTAGATATGGCTTCCGCCTATGGCGTGTTTGCCAATAACGGAGTTCGAGTAGCCCCTCATGCGATAGAAAAAGTTCAGGACTCTAACGGCAAAGAGGTTTTCGTTCCACAAATCACCAAGGAAAGAACCATGAAGGAAACCACCGCTTATCTTATGAACAGCATGCTGCGCAGCGTCGTCACCGGCGGAACAGGAACTCGGGCTCAGATTGGCAATTGGGCTGTTGCCGGTAAGACAGGCACTACCTCTCTGGATCCGGATATTTACGGTTACCGCACCGGTAATCCGGATGCCTGGTTCGCAGGCTATACGCCCGAATATGTAGGTGTGGTCTGGATGGGCTATGATAAAGATGATGAAACCCTAACTCACTATCTCCACAAAGTTTACGGCGGCCAGTACCCTGCCCAAATCTGGAAGAATGTTATGACCGCAGCTCATGAAGGCTTGACCGTACAGACAGAATTCAAGCAACCTTCCGGTATTGTCGGCGGTGACTTCGATACTAAATCCGGATTAATACCCAGCAGTCTGACTCCCAAGGATTTTATCCGCAGAGAAATTGCCGCTCAAGGTGATTTTCCCACCCGTGTCAGTGATGTTTGGGTAGAAAAAGAAATCGATAAAGATCATCCAGAATATCTCGCAGGCACAGGTACCGTTAATAAAGAGAAAAAAGTATTCCTGAACATCACCGGTCGTGATTCCGAGACTCCTTGGCCAAGCGATGAACAGCCTTACAAAATGCCCGAAAAAGAGTATAACGAAACGCCACCTCCCAATGAGACGACTTCTCCGCCAGCAGGGGATCCCAGTATCCCTGTCCCGACTCTGGGAGCTGTGGCTTATGATGCAGCCCAGAGCTCGGTGACCATCCCTGTCGCCTACCCCGAAGGAAGCGAAGGGCTCCACCTTATCGTTTATGTAAAATTCCCCGACCATGATTTTGTTCAGCCATTCTCCCCTGATGCCCAGCCTGGAGGATCGAATCAGATTCACATTCCATTAAGCATAGAAGGTGAACCGCTCTCACCAGGTAATTATAGTTTCTGGGCATGCTTACAAAGCCCCGAAACCGGAGCAACCGGTAACCCCTCCCCAGTGGCTCTCTTGACCATTACAGACTAA